The DNA region CCCTAAAGGAAAATTATATAGACTTAAgtgcatttattttgaaaaaataagaaaggttGAATGGAAAGAAGCTTAATTTTTAACTCAAgatacttgaaaaagaataacaaaatagGTCTTCActggtggtttggtggtaaagaatctttctgccaatGCCTggtaaggtcccacatgctgcagagcgactaagcctgggcaccacagtTATGGAGTCTGTGCTCTAAAgtctgggaaccacaactactactgaagcctgtgtgtgacctagagcccatgctccacaacaagagaagccactgcaatgagaagcctgcatgttgcaactagagaaaaagcctgcacagcaaccaaggcccagcacagcgaaacataaataattttaaaaagaactttaaaaaaagaatgacacaATAAATTCCCCAAATagaaagagctttttttttttttttttttggtgggggcgggggagaaacttgtttgtttttttaaagcaaaacttaatgcactagaaaataaaaatgtagatatcttcaataaaagaaaatctgatacttgaaaaaggtagaaaacaaacaaatatgaagaagaataaaggaaacacagataaatagttttattttttagcttttttggttgtagtataattgctttacaatattgtgttagttagtgctgtacaatgaagtgaatcagctatatatccCACGTGCTGCACCACAGGGCATatcggatcttagttccccaaccagggatcaaacctgtactccctgcattgaagcgcagtcttaaccactggaccacgagggaaatACTAttagactatattacaaagccatATTCATAAAGACAGTAGGGTTGCAGTCCGCGCACCCAGGGCCGCCGGGGCTGCGGGCGCGGTCCAGCAGTGTCACTAGACGGGGTGTCCCGCCAACTCTTCAGCTCCGTCCAGCCCTGCCCTTGGGGAACGTGGGTAGGGGGTGGGAGAGGCTCTTCTGGGGCTCCATCAAAGAGCTTGTATTTTGCCCAGAGCGATGCTCTCCGATCATGGGGTGTGCCCTTCTCTGGCAAAAGACGGAGCGCCTAGATCCGTCCTCCGGTCAGTCTGCCGCAAGATCCCGGTGTCGGCCCTCCTCTTAGCGGGAGTGGGCATGCTGATCGCCTTTCTTGGCACGCTCGGCTGCTTGGTACGGGCCCCAGGTTTGAGCATGAGCATGGCAGAAGGGGATACCCTGATATCAGTGGATTATGAAATTTTTGGAAAGGTGCAAGGAGTGTTTTTCCGCAAGTACACTCAGGCTGAGGGTAAAAAGCTTGGATTAGTAGGCTGGGTCCAGAACACTGACCAGAGCACAGTGCAAGGACAGTTGCAAGGGCCCACCTCCAAAGTACGTCATATGCAGGGATGGCTTGAGACAAAAGGAAGTCCCAAATCGCACATCGACAGAGCAAGCTTCCACAATGAGAAGGTCATCGTAAAGCTGGACTATGCAGATTTCCAAATTGTGAAATAATGGCCTGCATTTAAATTTTCCAAGATACtgagtggttttgtttttcattgttaatagAGATAGAACTATTCTGTGTTCAATATTAGAATTTGTCAATAAGTTATTTTAGCATGTTACTTGCTGGTTACTGTGTATTATATGTGTGatgaaaagaattaaaactaTACACAATTCTAATCAATAAAAACAGAACCTTCTgtgtaagataaaaaaaaaaaaaagacagtaggGTAATGATACAGAAAAAATAGACCAATGGCATGGAATAGGGATCTAATGTATGGCATGGTGACCACAGTTAACAATACcatactgtatatttgaaatttgctaagagagtaaatcttaagtttcctaatcacacacacacaaaaaattggtAGCCatgtgaagtgatggatgtgttaGTTTGTGGGAATCATTTTCCAGTGTAGATGCACATtaaatcaccatgttgtacacctttaaaaaattgcattgtacaacttaaatatatacaatttttatttgtcagtcatacttcaataaagctggaaaaaaacttctaaagcatatcacacagaaaaaaaatctgcagtgACTACGTGTCCACACATGTAGTATGGATGCAGAGATGCCTAAAATCAGcattaaatgaaaaaactaaaaatcagaaTGCTGGCTAGAACCCAGGAACACTGATAAAAATCAATAGTCTACACACACGGTAGCACTACATACATTTCAAGAATCCATACATTTTCAAGGACATGTCAACCCCATTCAAGTGGTTGCTTAAGGAAGGGAGGCGACTAGGACGGGACCAGGATAAGAAGAGCCATCATTGAGAGAAGGACCTTGAGTAGACCAGAGCTGAGAGCTGAGAGTGGGAGGAGCCTACACTTCACCTCTAGTCCATCTCTAGGAAAAATGTTCATGCACATCTCAGCCTCCACCCTGCTACGGTCCTTAAAggggagagataagaaacatGGGCTtcttatcagggcttccctgatagttcagttggtaaagaatctgcctgcaatgaaggagaccttgatttgattcctgggttgggaagatccactggagaagggataggctacccactccagtattctcgggtttcccttgtggctcagctggtaaa from Cervus canadensis isolate Bull #8, Minnesota chromosome 1, ASM1932006v1, whole genome shotgun sequence includes:
- the LOC122446386 gene encoding acylphosphatase-1-like, translated to MLSDHGVCPSLAKDGAPRSVLRSVCRKIPVSALLLAGVGMLIAFLGTLGCLVRAPGLSMSMAEGDTLISVDYEIFGKVQGVFFRKYTQAEGKKLGLVGWVQNTDQSTVQGQLQGPTSKVRHMQGWLETKGSPKSHIDRASFHNEKVIVKLDYADFQIVK